The following are encoded in a window of Drosophila simulans strain w501 chromosome 3L, Prin_Dsim_3.1, whole genome shotgun sequence genomic DNA:
- the LOC6738370 gene encoding protein disabled isoform X3, with protein MVKSLVAKLSTASSNLSLASTFGGGSGAAEETNYAKHRNDPGRFFGDGVQFKAKLIGILEVGEARGDRMCQEALQDLKMAIRAAGEHKQRITIHVTIDGLRLRDEKTGDSLYHHPVHKISFIAQDMTDSRAFGYIFGSPDSGHRFFGIKTDKAASQVVLAMRDLFQVVFELKKKEIEMARQQIQGKSLHDHSSQLASLSSLKSAGLGGMGLGHSDLASGGISSGHALTLLGSSLSTTNGTSRLGVNLDVAKASGSAAKEVSPESVADLVDLEQELTSLQRGISQMERITPNEPTTSSTGGAGHPSLAKSASEDDPFGDSFIYVPSYSILPPPPDSGRNRHKPPNKTPDAVTSLDAMLSPPPGTSSSQGSATAGLQAADNDDDNWLQELDQQNDVFDTSKVVSSSGLGSVLAMAPLASSESTATPTQQLTEIAAGSGPLADLDMGLSSALGNEEQTSTILSLDAFTDLDPLGTGRTRPYVDRKYFFQELKNPPKKLLKELSSGSQAGLGLGLSLGQSDGLFPEDSTTISTTTTTATNITAEPPTLTSLENTHPPADPVLLPRDTDPFSPTRKKSDPDPFQESDLFAKLDAFEFEAPPAVPAPSIPNLATETKANVFNGPLQVQLPPEKELQLQQPPSTVRNRPTASVSALPSGGALDVISSISNKKMPHLFGQARSFGKSGSDIGSSVNMRRLQESDSLSETEAAPEPPPRPDSTPYSEPPPLPPKKQFSDLVIRPSPANPTPPPTTGRYEYLNSNVTARRTISSVDAPPIPLPSRRVGRSDGCFPGPGRPRKPGHTEDDYLAPLGAPPPLLPPPSQGSSARARPQRQASLGRPQDIYENKAEILQAQAQAQAQAPEVAPSSNTLAPDITLTQLLTLGMDDLAIKLNVPASKLSTMTLVQLTAYLSEYLSSEKSQVHSQERRSSPANTAPAPASTAAVFKVNFDQQTSFVAKFDDTFGEDEPVMPSGSSDSTFVANFANFNDAPTPMPTVSPVVATVPSADRYAVFREIIDQELQQQQQETDLMGDLTPPPVDETQAKEIPEGLEVNIVGAELPIDALDVKPAPKIDTKITEVVAQAKDRYAALRDIILVENLFDKPAIATGTQPEKEKDLLQDFPEFSDEFNEDHDLRQIMDHQNVQTHARDRHGLVDSRGFPTEPSSSALTVGDDDEDEDADAGGESSLDSNEKDAEPVSGQDQYEKLSTSTQQLDATAPVLEDVQQQQQSLPPKQDQKFLSILTAPGGGTKDDIEIDELMHRAISNLSLDSRDRVSPATSSAAPSRGAPGLHTPSQFNDVSTSPIPLQKPGMGPSPVPSQLSAVSQLIDTATKQMMGDKDREKQSWATFDSPKAKGKARLTLPPPPPPASNTSQPDTVESPCSSDPRDDGWSKQQRRWAKKERQQTSSSSRDLSPWDDETPEYLKRRQLAAAQMAHPHQPPMQAPPQHTDRHGYYMRHARRMNSCDEDYDYDGEFVARRDQPQHQQQQRKFKHGLSRSRDNFELESPSWYHHPAHHTWSPQEIEQARVRSFDRAAYERSSYGPPPPIYDKRGQLRGKYRGDHRDRERERDRDREYRDYARPSYDFDYENVYEERGGRSPLAYKPGRGGGDYLYDRERDRDRERDRKSFDRESLESYESANRRRRSFGSGNDVYGSLDSRDDYRGDRDRERDREQMKTRSLRKPTTTSGKLRISGDIDYEQDSEQDFQQRSGVRSLQRPNQLGGDVVLPSNAVVGPQRLRKSSGSSPWDGEEPALPGQKSWKRPASAAETERRLAESRRAAALGQTPSDGEKERRFRKKTRARSAKDLATAGAPSASTSAPSRSSYGRGIRDNYDYICPGQRNDDDDDDDEDYVDDEPPTDEDKFERLNRRRHEMHQRMLESERRQMERHQPPSLAKLPGQNRTRGVVVNSDYGFVDSYEQTPTPTPRSNASSTGPGGLMMSGGESSAGVTSSKFNFDDGFESDFNQSSPPPAPAGTASSCNSTPAGPVSANANNGGSKSLFRFSNDFSDREKREQFEMETPPTSTPPITQKLRFDDNVKVSQFDDAAFEDDFAKASFDFEKEQAATGTAGAGGSGAMSRKQNMRTSKLQQRQELIKKSESVNIFAKKQEDPFEDDEFFKSPEQEQAMDQHNDDGEGGKFQWSEDANFAKFDENM; from the exons ATCGCAATGATCCGGGACGCTTTTTCGGCGATGGCGTTCAGTTCAAGGCAAAGCTCATCGGCATTCTGGAG GTGGGCGAGGCTCGAGGTGATCGGATGTGCCAGGAGGCGCTGCAGGATCTCAAAATGGCCATCCGGGCAGCTGGAGAGCACAAGCAGCGGATAACCATCCATGTGACCATCGATGGTCTGCGGCTGAGGGATGAGAAAACGGGTGACTCCCTGTACCATCATCCGGTGCATAAGATCTCCTTCATCGCCCAGGATATGACGGATTCGAGGGCCTTTGGCTATATCTTCGGATCGCCAGACAGTGGTCACCGGTTCTTCGGCATCAAGACGGACAAGGCGGCCAGCCAGGTGGTGCTGGCCATGCGCGATCTCTTTCAGGTAGTTTTCGAGCTCAAGAAGAAGGAGATTGAGATGGCGCGCCAGCAGATCCAGGGGAAGTCCCTGCACGACCATTCCAGCCAGCTGGCCTCCCTGTCGTCGCTGAAGTCCGCCGGCCTGGGCGGCATGGGTCTGGGCCACTCGGATTTGGCCAGCGGAGGAATCTCTTCCGGCCATGCCCTCACCCTGCTGGGCAGTAGTCTTAGCACCACGAATGGAACGAGCAGGCTGGGCGTAAATCTTGACGTGGCCAAGGCATCCGGATCGGCGGCCAAAGAG GTCTCTCCGGAATCCGTGGCCGATCTGGTGGACTTGGAGCAGGAGCTTACCTCGCTTCAGCGGGGAATCAGTCAGATGGAAAGGATAACGCCAAACGAGCCGACCACCAGCAGCACTGGTGGTGCTGGCCATCCATCTCTAGCAAAATCAGCCAGCGAGGACGATCCTTTCGGAGACTCATTTATCTATGTGCCCTCTTATAGCATCCTGCCACCGCCACCTGATTCCGGACGCAACAGGCACAAGCCGCCCAACAAAACGCCTGATGCGGTGACCAGTTTGGATGCAATGCTTTCGCCACCTCCTGGTACAAGTAGCTCCCAAGGATCAGCCACCGCTGGACTGCAGGCTGCAGATAACGACGATGACAATTGGCTGCAGGAACTGGACCAACAAAATGATGTCTTCGACACGTCCAAAGTGGTGAGCAGCAGTGGATTGGGTTCGGTTTTGGCCATGGCTCCGCTGGCCTCCAGCGAATCCACGGCCACTCCCACGCAACAACTGACGGAGATTGCTGCAGGATCTGGACCTTTGGCTGATCTGGATATGGGCCTCAGTTCGGCCTTGGGAAATGAGGAGCAGACCTCAACCATTTTGTCATTGG ATGCGTTCACGGATTTGGATCCGCTAGGCACAGGACGCACCAGGCCGTATGTCGATAGGAAATACTTCTTCCAAGAGCTAAAGAATCCGCCGAAGAAGCTGCTTAAGGAGCTCAGCTCCGGCAGCCAGGCGGGTCTCGGTCTGGGTCTCTCTCTGGGTCAGTCGGATGGCCTCTTTCCGGAGGATAGCACCACCATCtccacaaccaccaccacagctACTAACATCACCGCAG AACCGCCAACGCTGACCTCGCTGGAGAATACCCATCCGCCGGCGGATCCTGTACTTCTGCCCAGGGATACGGATCCGTTCTCGCCCACTCGCAAAAAGAGCGATCCAGATCCCTTCCAGGAGAGCGATCTCTTTGCCAAGCTGGATGCCTTCGAGTTCGAGGCTCCGCCGGCGGTTCCAGCTCCCTCGATTCCAAATTTGGCAACGGAGACAAAAGCGAATGTATTCAATGGACCACTTCAGGTGCAATTGCCACCAGAGAAGGAATTGCAGCTTCAGCAGCCTCCAAGTACGGTGAGGAACCGTCCCACAGCATCTGTTTCCGCCCTTCCAAGTGGCGGAGCACTAGATGTGATCTCCAGTATAAGCAACAAGAAGATGCCGCATCTTTTTGGTCAGGCCAGATCATTTGGCAAATCTGGTTCGGATATTGGATCGAGTGTTAACATGCGCCGCTTGCAGGAGAGCGATTCGTTGAGTGAAACAGAGGCAGCTCCCGAGCCACCGCCGCGTCCAGACTCGACTCCGTACTCGGAACCTCCGCCCCTGCCACCCAAGAAGCAGTTCAGCGACCTGGTCATCCGACCGTCACCTGCAAATCCCACTCCACCGCCAACTACAGGAAGGTATGAGTATTTGAACAGTAATGTCACAGCAAGAAGGACTATCTCCTCCGTTGACGCACCACCCATTCCATTGCCATCGCGCCGTGTTGGTCGCTCTGATGGCTGCTTTCCGGGTCCGGGAAGGCCAAGAAAACCTGGACACACCGAGGATGATTATCTAGCTCCGTTGGGAGCTCCACCGCCATTGCTGCCGCCACCCAGTCAAGGATCCTCGGCTCGCGCGAGACCTCAACGGCAGGCATCGCTAGGCAGGCCGCAGGATATCTACGAAAACAAGGCAGAGATTCTGCAGGCTCAAGCACAGGCACAGGCCCAGGCCCCGGAAGTAGCGCCCTCTAGTAATACCTTGGCTCCCGATATCACCCTAACTCAATTGCTCACCCTGGGAATGGATGATTTGGCTATCAAACTGAACGTTCCCGCCAGCAAACTGAGCACCATGACTCTGGTCCAGTTGACAGCCTATCTCTCCGAGTATTTGTCCAGTGAAAAAAGCCAAGTTCACAGTCAAGAGAGGAGATCTTCGCCAGCCAACACAGCTCCTGCGCCAGCATCCACGGCTGCTGTGTTCAAGGTAAACTTCGATCAGCAGACCTCCTTCGTGGCCAAGTTCGACGACACTTTTGGCGAGGATGAACCAGTAATGCCTTCCGGTTCTTCGGACTCCACctttgtggccaatttcgccAACTTCAACGACGCACCAACTCCAATGCCGACAGTATCGCCAGTTGTTGCGACAGTGCCCTCAGCAGATCGGTATGCCGTATTTCGCGAGATCATCGATCAGGAgcttcagcagcaacagcaggaaaCGGATCTTATGGGCGATTTGACACCACCGCCAGTGGATGAGACCCAGGCCAAGGAAATTCCAGAGGGCTTGGAGGTGAACATTGTGGGTGCGGAGCTACCAATTGATGCCTTAGATGTTAAACCTGCGCCCAAGATCGACACAAAAATCACCGAAGTGGTGGCCCAGGCCAAAGATCGTTACGCAGCTCTGCGGGACATTATCCTAGTGGAGAATCTCTTTGATAAACCAGCAATAGCAACCGGCACTCAGCCTGAGAAGGAAAAGGATCTGTTGCAAGACTTTCCTGAGTTCAGTGATGAGTTCAATGAGGATCATGACCTTCGTCAAATTATGGATCATCAGAATGTGCAGACTCATGCCCGCGATCGCCATGGTTTGGTCGACAGCAGGGGCTTTCCAACAGAGCCTTCGTCTTCCGCTTTGACCGtgggcgatgatgatgaggacgaggatgcTGATGCGGGTGGTGAGAGCAGCCTGGATAGCAATGAGAAGGACGCAGAGCCTGTCAGCGGCCAGGATCAGTATGAAAAGCTTTCTACGTCGACGCAACAACTGGATGCAACTGCTCCGGTTCTAGAGGatgtccagcagcagcagcaatcccTGCCTCCAAAACAGGATCAAAAATTCCTCTCCATCCTAACGGCTCCCGGTGGTGGAACGAAAGATGACATCGAGATCGACGAGCTTATGCATCGTGCAATTTCGAATCTCTCCCTGGACTCAAGGGATCGAGTTTCGCCCGCCACCTCCTCGGCAGCTCCATCACGTGGAGCTCCCGGCTTGCACACGCCCTCGCAATTCAATGATGTCAGCACGTCGCCGATTCCCCTCCAGAAACCAGGCATGGGCCCATCGCCTGTGCCTTCGCAGCTTTCGGCCGTGTCCCAACTCATCGATACCGCAACGAAACAAATGATGGGCGACAAGGATCGGGAAAAGCAATCCTGGGCTACTTTCGATTCCCCGAAGGCAAAGGGCAAGGCAAGGCTAACTCTtccgccgccaccacctcctGCCTCCAACACTTCGCAACCGGATACGGTAGAATCGCCTTGCAGTTCGGATCCCCGGGATGATGGTTGGTCAAAGCAACAGCGTCGCTGGGCGAAGAAGGAGCGCCAGCAGACATCCTCATCATCCCGAGACCTAAGTCCCTGGGACGATGAAACGCCGGAGTATCTGAAGCGGCGACAGCTGGCCGCCGCTCAAATGGCTCATCCCCATCAGCCCCCTATGCAAGCTCCACCTCAGCATACGGACCGGCATGGATACTACATGCGACACGCCAGGCGAATGAACTCTTGCGACGAGGACTACGA CTACGATGGGGAATTCGTTGCACGCCGAGATCAGCcacaacatcaacagcagcagcgaaagtTCAAGCACGGACTCTCTCGCAGCAGGGATAACTTTGAATTGG AATCCCCCAGCTGGTATCATCACCCGGCGCACCATACATGGTCACCTCAGGAGATTGAGCAAGCGCGCGTCCGATCCTTCGATCGTGCTGCCTACGAGAGATCCAGCTAtggcccaccaccacccatctACGACAAACGTGGACAACTGAGAGGCAAATATCGCGGAGATCACAGGGATAGGGAACGAGAGCGTGATCGCGACCGAGAGTATCGGGATTATGCTCGTCCAAGCTATGATTTCGACTACGAAAACGTCTACGAAGAGCGTGGAGGTCGGTCACCGTTGGCCTACAAGCCAGGAAGAGGTGGTGGTGATTATCTGTATGACAGAGAAAGGGACAGGGATCGGGAGCGCGATCGCAAATCCTTCGATCGGGAAAGCCTCGAGTCCTATGAAAGCGCCAACCGTCGTCGTCGCAGTTTTGGTAGTGGAAACGATGTTTATGGCAGCCTGGATAGTCGGGATGATTACCGTGGGGATAGGGATCGTGAACGTGATCGCGAGCAGATGAAGACCCGTTCATTACGAAAGCCAACAACTACGTCTGGAAAGCTCCGGATAAGTGGCGACATTGATTACGAGCAGGACTCGGAGCAGGACTTCCAGCAGCGATCTGGAGTACGAAGCCTACAGCGTCCCAATCAGCTAGGCGGCGATGTGGTGCTGCCCTCCAATGCAGTAGTGGGTCCACAGCGATTGCGCAAGAGCAGCGGCTCCAGTCCCTGGGACGGAGAGG AACCAGCCTTGCCTGGTCAGAAGTCTTGGAAGCGTCCAGCGAGCGCTGCTGAAACTGAAAGGCGACTGGCTGAGAGTCGTAGAGCAGCGGCTTTGGGTCAAACTCCCTCCGATGGAGAAAAAGAACGAAG ATTCCGCAAGAAGACCCGAGCCCGCAGTGCCAAGGATTTAGCCACCGCCGGTGCTCCCAGCGCTAGTACTTCTGCCCCGTCCAGATCGAGCTATGGGCGTGGCATCAGAGATAACTATGACTATATTTGTCCAGGCCAGCGTaacgatgatgacgacgatgatgatgaggactACGTGGATGATGAACCGCCAACGGATGAGGATAAGTTCGAGAGGTTGAACCGCCGGCGACATGAGATGCACCAGCGGATGCTGGAGTCCGAGCGTCGCCAAATGGAACGCCATCAGCCGCCATCGCTGGCGAAGCTTCCGGGCCAGAATCGTACACGAGGCGTCGTGGTTAACAGTGACTATGGTTTTGTGGACAGTTACGAGCAGACTCCAACTCCCACACCACGTTCGAATGCCAGTAGCACTGGACCGGGTGGCCTGATGATGAGTGGCGGGGAGTCCTCCGCTGGAGTTACCAGTTCCAAGTTCAATTTTGACGATGGATTCGAGTCAGATTTTAATCAGAGCTCTCCGCCGCCGGCGCCAGCAGGTACCGCCTCCAGTTGCAATTCCACGCCGGCGGGTCCAGTTTCGGCAAATGCGAACAACGGCGGATCGAAGAGCCTGTTCCGCTTCTCCAATGATTTTTCAGATCGCGAGAAACGGGAGCAGTTCGAGATGGAAACACCGCCGACCTCAACACCACCAATTACGCAGAAACTGCGATTTGATGATAACGTGAAGGTCTCCCAGTTCGACGATGCTGCCTTTGAGGATGACTTCGCCAAGGCATCATTCGATTTTGAAAAGGAACAAGCGGCTACTGGCACAGCAGGGGCTGGAGGATCAGGTGCCATGAGCAGGAAGCAAAATATGCGAACCAgcaagctgcagcagcgccagGAGCTGATCAAGAAATCCGAGTCGGTAAAcatatttgccaaaaagcAGGAGGATCCTTTTGAGGATGACGAGTTCTTCAAATCACCGGAGCAGGAACAGGCAATGGATCAGCACAATGATGACGGCGAGGGCGGCAAGTTCCAGTGGAGCGAGGACGCGAACTTTGCAAAGTTCGATGAAAACATGTGA